One genomic segment of Amycolatopsis sp. WQ 127309 includes these proteins:
- a CDS encoding N-acetylmuramoyl-L-alanine amidase translates to MRVLRRGDAGPDVAEIRSILAGMDLLPPVTGTDAYDTFDVAVENAVRAFQQSRGLMTDGIVGQATFQALKGASYHLGSRLLSYTIAAPIQGDDVFTLQERLTELGFDAGRPDGYFGAATERALKTFQRDMRLTPDGMCGPATIRELHRLSSPRARGGRPVFLREQEQVRQAGPRLRGKRIVIDPGHGGDDLGVVAGGLREADIAWDLARRLEGRMKATGMEALISRGPNHSPTELERAKFANDAGADLFLSLHSDKNPSPRAQGVASFHFGNGNGTTSTVGELLAGFIQREVAARTGLQDNRTHYKSWDIFTRTRCPAVRVEIGYLTNPDDSRKLGDPAFRDIVAEGILIAVKRLYLLGEGDQPTGTFTFADVLAHELAKAE, encoded by the coding sequence GACGCCGGTCCGGACGTCGCCGAGATCAGGTCGATCCTGGCCGGGATGGACCTGCTCCCGCCGGTCACCGGTACCGACGCCTACGACACGTTCGATGTCGCCGTCGAGAACGCCGTACGGGCCTTCCAGCAGAGCCGTGGGCTGATGACCGACGGCATCGTGGGTCAGGCCACCTTCCAGGCGCTCAAGGGCGCCAGCTACCACCTGGGCAGCCGGCTGCTGTCGTACACGATCGCGGCCCCGATCCAGGGTGACGACGTCTTCACGCTGCAGGAGCGGCTGACCGAACTCGGCTTCGACGCCGGTCGCCCGGACGGCTACTTCGGCGCGGCGACCGAGCGCGCCCTCAAGACGTTCCAGCGCGACATGCGCCTGACGCCGGACGGCATGTGCGGCCCCGCGACCATCCGAGAGCTGCACCGCCTGTCCTCGCCGCGGGCCCGGGGCGGCCGCCCCGTGTTCCTGCGCGAGCAGGAGCAGGTGCGCCAGGCCGGTCCCCGGCTGCGCGGCAAGCGCATCGTGATCGACCCCGGCCACGGCGGCGACGACCTCGGCGTGGTCGCCGGCGGTCTCCGCGAGGCCGACATCGCGTGGGACCTCGCGCGCCGCCTGGAAGGCCGGATGAAGGCCACCGGCATGGAGGCGCTGATCTCCCGCGGCCCGAACCACAGCCCCACCGAGCTGGAGCGGGCGAAGTTCGCGAACGACGCCGGCGCCGACCTGTTCCTCTCGCTGCACAGCGACAAGAACCCGTCGCCGCGGGCGCAGGGCGTCGCGAGCTTCCACTTCGGCAACGGCAACGGCACGACGTCGACCGTGGGCGAGCTGCTGGCCGGCTTCATCCAGCGTGAGGTCGCGGCCCGCACGGGCCTGCAGGACAACCGCACGCACTACAAGTCGTGGGACATCTTCACCCGCACCCGCTGCCCGGCCGTCCGGGTCGAGATCGGCTACCTGACGAACCCGGACGACAGCCGCAAGCTGGGCGACCCGGCCTTCCGCGACATCGTCGCCGAAGGCATCCTGATCGCCGTCAAGCGCCTGTACCTGCTCGGCGAGGGCGACCAGCCGACGGGCACGTTCACCTTCGCGGACGTCCTCGCGCACGAACTCGCGAAGGCCGAGTAG
- a CDS encoding GNAT family N-acetyltransferase → MSRRVVGVTLDNLEHLPKSCRRCVYWELAPHLKNQAEEFGATEVEKEAWVSSVLLEWGSCGRIVYSDTLPVGFVLYAPPNAVPRSLAFPTSPPSADAVLLTAFQILPEFRGGGLGRMLVQAVAKDLTKRGVRAIEAFGDARPDESDPDGGHSCVLPSAFLQSVGFKTVRPHQKWPRLRLELRSAITWKEDVEAALERLLGQVTITTAEPVLGRA, encoded by the coding sequence GTGTCGCGTCGCGTCGTGGGCGTCACACTGGACAACCTCGAGCATCTGCCGAAGAGCTGTCGCAGGTGCGTGTACTGGGAACTGGCTCCGCACCTGAAGAACCAGGCCGAGGAGTTCGGCGCCACCGAGGTCGAGAAGGAAGCCTGGGTCTCGAGCGTGCTGCTCGAGTGGGGTTCCTGCGGCCGCATCGTCTACAGCGACACGCTGCCGGTCGGGTTCGTGCTGTACGCCCCGCCGAACGCCGTCCCGCGCTCGCTGGCCTTCCCGACGTCCCCGCCGAGCGCGGACGCGGTGTTGCTGACGGCCTTCCAGATCCTCCCGGAGTTCCGCGGCGGCGGCCTCGGCCGGATGCTCGTCCAGGCGGTCGCGAAGGACCTCACCAAGCGCGGAGTCCGCGCCATCGAGGCGTTCGGCGACGCGCGTCCCGACGAGTCGGACCCGGACGGCGGCCACAGCTGCGTGCTGCCGTCGGCCTTCCTGCAGAGCGTCGGCTTCAAGACCGTCCGTCCCCACCAGAAGTGGCCGCGCCTGCGCCTCGAGCTGCGTTCGGCGATCACCTGGAAGGAAGACGTCGAGGCGGCGCTGGAGCGGCTGCTCGGCCAGGTGACGATCACCACGGCCGAGCCGGTCCTCGGCCGCGCCTGA
- a CDS encoding PLP-dependent aminotransferase family protein: MTENRPSKPHSGRQNLDPHLERYAARTAGMTASEIRALFAVASRPEVVSLAGGMPNLAALPLDTLSAQVAEIIAEDGLVALQYGSAHGVPALREQICEIMALEGIKAHPDDVVVTVGSQMGLDMVTRLFCDPGDVVIAEGPSYVGALGSFAAYQAQVVHVAMDENGLVPELLREALSQTEKAGRRVKFLYTIPNFHNPAGVTLAVERRAEILEICREHGVLVVEDNPYGLLGFDGQTYPALRSTDPDNVVYLGSFSKTFASGLRVGWVLAPHAVREKLVLAAESATLCPPTLNQLIVSRYLATHDWKGQIKKFRENYRERRDAILSALDQYLPPGCSWTKPDGGFYVWVTVPEGVDTKAMLPRAVTARVAYASGTGFYADGFGSRQMRLSYCYPTPERIREGVRRLAAVLESEMDLARTFGNVSARQIQGPQNPSPDTV; this comes from the coding sequence ATGACCGAGAACCGCCCCAGCAAGCCGCACAGCGGCCGTCAGAACCTCGACCCGCACCTCGAGCGGTATGCCGCGCGCACCGCCGGGATGACCGCCTCCGAGATCCGGGCACTGTTCGCGGTCGCCAGCCGGCCCGAGGTGGTCTCCCTCGCCGGTGGCATGCCGAACCTGGCCGCGCTCCCGCTCGACACGCTCTCGGCGCAGGTGGCGGAGATCATCGCCGAAGACGGCCTGGTGGCCCTGCAGTACGGCTCGGCGCACGGCGTCCCGGCGCTGCGCGAGCAGATCTGCGAAATCATGGCGCTGGAGGGCATCAAGGCGCACCCGGACGACGTCGTGGTGACCGTCGGCTCCCAGATGGGCCTGGACATGGTCACGCGGCTGTTCTGCGACCCGGGTGACGTCGTCATCGCCGAGGGCCCGTCCTACGTCGGTGCCCTGGGCTCCTTCGCCGCGTACCAGGCGCAGGTCGTGCACGTGGCGATGGACGAAAACGGCCTGGTGCCGGAACTGCTGCGCGAGGCGCTGAGTCAGACGGAGAAGGCCGGCCGGCGCGTCAAGTTCCTCTACACGATCCCGAACTTCCACAACCCCGCCGGCGTCACGCTGGCCGTCGAGCGCCGCGCGGAGATCCTGGAGATCTGCCGCGAGCACGGCGTCCTGGTCGTCGAAGACAACCCGTACGGGTTACTCGGTTTCGACGGGCAGACGTACCCGGCGCTGCGCTCGACGGACCCCGACAACGTCGTGTACCTCGGCTCGTTCTCGAAGACGTTCGCGTCCGGTCTGCGCGTCGGCTGGGTGCTGGCGCCGCACGCCGTCCGCGAAAAGCTCGTGCTGGCCGCGGAGTCGGCGACGCTGTGCCCGCCGACCCTCAACCAGCTGATCGTGTCGCGCTACCTGGCCACGCACGACTGGAAGGGCCAGATCAAGAAGTTCCGCGAGAACTACCGCGAGCGGCGCGACGCGATCCTGTCCGCGCTCGACCAGTACCTGCCGCCGGGCTGCTCGTGGACGAAGCCGGACGGCGGGTTCTACGTCTGGGTGACAGTGCCGGAGGGCGTCGACACCAAGGCGATGCTGCCGCGCGCGGTGACCGCGCGGGTGGCGTACGCGTCCGGAACCGGCTTCTACGCCGACGGTTTCGGCAGCCGCCAGATGCGGTTGTCCTACTGCTACCCGACACCGGAGCGCATCCGGGAAGGCGTCCGGCGGCTGGCCGCCGTGCTGGAGTCCGAAATGGACCTCGCGCGCACCTTCGGTAACGTGAGCGCGCGCCAGATCCAGGGACCGCAGAACCCGTCTCCCGACACGGTCTGA
- a CDS encoding D-alanine--D-alanine ligase gives MVDRTVAVLAGGLSHERDVSLRSGRRLSAALKSEGLGIEEWDTDAGLLERLRTQRPDAVVVALHGGEGENGSVQTVLEMLDVPFVGTGSQGCRRAWDKPTAKALIENAGFVTPGWVVLPHSTFRELGAQAVLDAMVEQLGLPLILKPDQGGSALGTQVVREAAELPAAMVGCFAYGDTVLAERFVAGVEVAVTVIEGENGPEALPAVEIVPESGVYDYTARYTAGLTDFFTPARLDDAAAKAAAELAVAAHRVLGLRDISRTDAIVAEDGTVHFLEVNPSPGLTETSTVPMAIDAAGKSLGTVFADLIGRAISR, from the coding sequence GTGGTCGACCGTACCGTTGCCGTGCTCGCCGGCGGGCTTTCGCACGAACGCGACGTCTCGCTGAGGTCCGGGCGACGGCTCTCCGCGGCGCTCAAGTCCGAAGGCCTCGGCATCGAGGAGTGGGACACCGACGCGGGGTTGCTGGAGCGCCTGCGCACGCAGCGCCCGGACGCCGTGGTCGTCGCGCTGCACGGCGGTGAGGGCGAAAACGGCTCGGTGCAGACGGTGCTGGAAATGCTGGACGTGCCGTTCGTCGGCACCGGTTCCCAGGGCTGCCGCCGCGCGTGGGACAAGCCGACGGCCAAGGCGCTCATCGAGAACGCCGGCTTCGTGACGCCGGGCTGGGTCGTGTTGCCGCACAGCACGTTCCGCGAGCTCGGCGCCCAGGCGGTGCTCGACGCGATGGTGGAGCAGCTCGGCCTGCCGCTGATCCTCAAGCCGGACCAGGGTGGCTCGGCGCTCGGCACGCAGGTGGTGCGCGAAGCGGCGGAACTGCCCGCGGCGATGGTCGGCTGCTTCGCTTACGGCGACACGGTTCTCGCCGAGCGGTTCGTGGCCGGCGTCGAGGTGGCCGTGACGGTCATCGAGGGCGAGAACGGTCCCGAAGCCCTGCCCGCGGTCGAGATCGTGCCGGAGAGCGGCGTCTACGACTACACGGCCCGCTACACCGCCGGCCTGACGGACTTCTTCACCCCGGCCCGCCTCGACGACGCCGCGGCCAAGGCGGCGGCCGAACTCGCCGTCGCCGCACACCGCGTCCTCGGACTGCGGGACATCTCCCGGACCGACGCGATCGTCGCCGAAGACGGCACGGTCCACTTCCTCGAGGTGAACCCGTCACCCGGGCTCACCGAGACGTCGACGGTCCCGATGGCGATCGACGCGGCGGGCAAGTCGCTCGGCACGGTGTTCGCCGACCTGATCGGGCGCGCGATCTCCCGCTGA
- a CDS encoding ParB/RepB/Spo0J family partition protein, translating into MTERRGGLGRGLAALIPTGPTGGPLPAPSDGSAADKKAADEKGWFAANGQAKQHSGEVAGAVYREIPVGSIKPNPKQPRLAFDEEALAELEHSIREFGLMQPIVVRELGNDEYELVMGERRLRASQQAELEAIPAIVRQTADESMLRDALLENIHRVQLNPLEEAAAYQQLLDEFAVTHEELASRIGRSRPVITNTIRLLKLPLPVQRRVAAGVLSAGHARALLSLEDADSQEELAARIIAEGMSVRATEEAVTLKKSEKPAKPKPAPRKPIQAPGLQDLANRLSDRFDTRVKVDLGRRKGRIVLEFGSVDDLERIVSIIDANGANQTPETD; encoded by the coding sequence ATGACCGAGCGCAGAGGAGGGCTGGGGCGCGGCCTCGCCGCCCTCATCCCCACCGGGCCCACCGGCGGCCCCCTCCCCGCGCCCAGTGACGGGTCGGCGGCGGACAAGAAGGCGGCCGACGAGAAGGGCTGGTTCGCGGCGAACGGCCAAGCGAAGCAGCACAGCGGCGAGGTCGCCGGGGCGGTCTACCGCGAGATCCCGGTCGGCTCGATCAAGCCCAACCCGAAGCAGCCGCGGCTGGCCTTCGACGAAGAGGCGCTCGCCGAACTCGAGCACTCGATCCGCGAGTTCGGGCTCATGCAGCCCATCGTGGTTCGCGAGCTCGGGAACGACGAGTACGAGCTCGTCATGGGCGAGCGGCGGCTCCGGGCGTCGCAGCAGGCGGAGCTCGAAGCGATCCCGGCGATCGTCCGGCAGACTGCCGACGAGTCGATGCTGCGCGACGCGCTCTTGGAGAACATCCACCGCGTCCAGCTGAACCCGCTCGAAGAGGCGGCGGCGTACCAGCAGCTGCTCGACGAGTTCGCGGTCACGCACGAGGAGCTGGCGAGCCGGATCGGCCGCAGCCGGCCGGTCATCACCAACACCATCCGGCTCCTCAAGCTCCCCCTGCCGGTGCAGCGCCGGGTCGCCGCGGGCGTCCTGTCCGCCGGGCACGCGCGTGCGTTGCTGTCGCTGGAGGACGCCGACAGTCAGGAAGAGCTCGCCGCGCGCATCATCGCGGAGGGCATGTCGGTCCGGGCGACCGAGGAAGCCGTCACGCTCAAGAAGAGCGAGAAGCCGGCCAAGCCGAAGCCCGCGCCGCGCAAGCCGATCCAGGCCCCCGGGCTCCAGGATCTCGCCAACCGGCTTTCGGACCGGTTCGACACCCGCGTGAAGGTCGATCTCGGCCGGCGCAAGGGGCGGATCGTGCTCGAGTTCGGCTCGGTCGACGATCTCGAGCGCATCGTCTCGATCATCGATGCGAATGGGGCGAATCAGACACCGGAAACCGATTAG
- a CDS encoding ParA family protein has product MNPPPSDSTETSHDVGWTPIAEEATRAARLLHPDGSLPRPGRRRVMTVANQKGGVGKTTSTVNLAAALAVHGLKTLVVDLDPQGNASTALDVDHRSGTPSIYEVLIGEVTLAEAAQPTEQSPNLFCVPATIDLAGAEIELVSMASRESRLKEAISSEILDEIGVDYVFIDCPPSLGLLTVNAMVAAQEVLIPIQCEYYALEGLGQLLSNIELVQQHLNRELRVSTILLTMYDGRTKLADQVTNEVRNHFGDTVLKTVIPRSVKVSEAPGYGQTVLAYDPGSRGALSYVDAAKEIAERGALMERGSST; this is encoded by the coding sequence GTGAATCCCCCGCCGTCCGACTCCACGGAGACCAGCCACGACGTGGGCTGGACGCCGATCGCCGAAGAAGCCACCCGCGCCGCTCGGCTGCTGCACCCGGATGGGTCGCTGCCGCGGCCTGGCCGTCGCCGCGTGATGACCGTGGCCAACCAGAAGGGCGGCGTTGGCAAGACCACCAGCACGGTCAACCTCGCCGCCGCGCTCGCCGTTCACGGGCTCAAGACGCTCGTCGTCGACCTCGACCCGCAGGGCAACGCGAGCACCGCGCTCGACGTCGACCACCGGTCCGGGACGCCCTCCATCTACGAAGTGCTCATCGGCGAGGTGACGCTCGCCGAGGCGGCGCAGCCGACCGAGCAGTCCCCCAACCTCTTCTGCGTCCCCGCCACGATCGACCTCGCCGGCGCCGAGATCGAGCTCGTCTCGATGGCGTCGCGCGAGTCGCGGCTCAAGGAGGCCATCTCTTCGGAGATCCTCGACGAGATCGGTGTCGACTACGTCTTCATCGACTGCCCGCCGTCGCTCGGCCTCCTGACGGTCAACGCGATGGTCGCCGCGCAGGAGGTGCTCATCCCGATCCAGTGCGAGTACTACGCGCTGGAGGGGCTCGGGCAGCTGCTGAGCAACATCGAGCTCGTGCAGCAGCACCTCAACCGCGAACTCCGCGTCTCGACGATCCTGCTCACCATGTACGACGGCCGGACCAAGCTGGCCGACCAGGTGACGAACGAGGTGCGGAACCACTTCGGCGACACCGTCCTGAAGACCGTCATCCCCCGCAGCGTGAAGGTGTCGGAGGCGCCCGGGTACGGCCAGACCGTGCTCGCCTACGACCCCGGTTCGCGCGGGGCACTGAGCTACGTCGACGCGGCGAAGGAGATCGCCGAGCGAGGTGCACTCATGGAAAGGGGTAGTTCCACATGA
- the rsmG gene encoding 16S rRNA (guanine(527)-N(7))-methyltransferase RsmG, giving the protein MSLEQAAGAVRTAAERVFGAHVDQAAGYVELLASHGVERGLIGPREVERLWERHVLNSAVIGEQMPEGARVVDVGSGAGLPGVPLAIARPDLDIVLLEPMARRVDWLAEVAEKLELPITIVRGRAEERPVREQLGGADIVTARAVAPLARLADWCLPLVRPDGFLVALKGASAADEIERDGAAIRKAGGADPMIVECGVAVLEVPSTVVKIRRQSSKTAQARSRKR; this is encoded by the coding sequence GTGAGCTTGGAGCAGGCCGCGGGTGCGGTGCGGACCGCGGCGGAGCGAGTGTTCGGTGCTCACGTCGACCAAGCGGCTGGGTATGTGGAGCTCCTCGCGAGCCATGGGGTTGAGCGTGGGCTGATCGGTCCGCGGGAGGTCGAACGGCTTTGGGAACGGCACGTGCTCAACTCGGCGGTGATCGGCGAGCAGATGCCTGAGGGGGCTCGCGTCGTCGATGTCGGGTCCGGGGCGGGGCTTCCGGGTGTGCCGCTCGCCATCGCTCGGCCGGACCTCGATATCGTCTTGCTCGAACCTATGGCCCGCCGGGTGGACTGGCTGGCCGAGGTGGCCGAGAAGCTGGAACTCCCGATCACCATCGTCCGTGGACGCGCGGAGGAGCGGCCTGTGCGTGAGCAGCTCGGTGGCGCTGACATCGTCACCGCTCGCGCGGTCGCCCCGCTGGCCCGGCTTGCGGACTGGTGCTTGCCGCTGGTTCGTCCTGACGGCTTCCTGGTCGCTCTCAAAGGCGCCAGTGCGGCGGACGAGATCGAGCGGGACGGCGCTGCCATCAGGAAGGCGGGCGGTGCCGACCCGATGATCGTGGAGTGCGGTGTGGCAGTACTAGAGGTCCCCAGCACGGTCGTGAAGATCCGTCGCCAGTCGTCGAAGACGGCTCAGGCGCGGAGCAGGAAGCGCTAG
- a CDS encoding R3H domain-containing nucleic acid-binding protein, with product MSETIDTIDADQDDAAAGATTEEESEQKAGGGDDVLVQEGDIAGDYLERLLDLLDYDGDIDLDVEAGRAIVSIDGGEDLEKLVGPRGTVLEALQELTRLAVQQETGSRSRLMLDIAGWRADRREELRELGRSTAESVLSSGERVRLQPMSPFERKVVHDAVATVSGVTSESEGEDPKRRVVIFPES from the coding sequence ATGTCGGAGACGATCGACACGATCGACGCCGATCAGGACGACGCGGCCGCGGGCGCGACCACCGAAGAGGAGAGCGAGCAGAAGGCAGGAGGTGGCGACGACGTCCTCGTCCAGGAGGGCGACATCGCCGGCGACTACCTCGAGCGGCTGCTGGACCTGCTCGACTACGACGGTGACATCGACCTGGACGTGGAGGCCGGCCGCGCGATCGTGAGCATCGACGGCGGCGAAGACCTCGAGAAGCTCGTCGGCCCCCGCGGCACGGTGCTCGAAGCGCTGCAGGAACTGACCCGCCTGGCGGTCCAGCAGGAGACGGGCTCGCGCAGCCGCCTCATGCTGGACATCGCGGGCTGGCGCGCGGACCGCCGCGAGGAACTCCGCGAACTCGGCCGTTCGACGGCGGAGTCGGTCCTTTCGAGCGGCGAGCGGGTGCGACTGCAGCCGATGAGCCCGTTCGAACGCAAGGTGGTCCACGACGCGGTGGCGACGGTCTCGGGCGTCACGAGCGAGAGCGAGGGCGAAGACCCCAAGCGTCGCGTGGTGATCTTCCCGGAGTCCTGA
- the yidC gene encoding membrane protein insertase YidC, whose protein sequence is MLDFIYYPVSFILWCWHKVFGLVFGESTAIAWILGIIFLTFTVRGIMFKPFVNQVRSMKKMQDFAPEMKKLQKKYANDKQRQAQEMQKLQKEHGVNPLGSCLPMLLQIPVFIGLNHVLRAFSIMPADGKPKTENYFFTQHDVESYVNAKLFGVNLGEAVYNGVGVVSGGNAANVGFHWSVLPVALPLMIIASIATHLTARHSVARQNAASATSQTAIMNKLTMYIFPLGVLVFGALFPLGLLFYWLANNGWTLMQQRLVYTKIDKEEAARKVEAAEKRASLGPKPGQKPTAPKVGQKPVQQKKNQPAQTGSQKKVTKAGSAHGFAQTTPAEAAAAKAAEAAAAKTDGATVAEATPVATNGQNGSSENGTGVPGLLKDSTRKSGRKRR, encoded by the coding sequence GTGCTCGATTTCATCTACTACCCCGTGTCCTTCATCCTCTGGTGTTGGCACAAGGTCTTCGGGCTCGTCTTCGGGGAGTCGACGGCGATCGCCTGGATCCTCGGCATCATCTTCCTGACGTTCACGGTCCGCGGCATCATGTTCAAGCCGTTCGTGAACCAGGTCCGGTCGATGAAGAAGATGCAGGACTTCGCGCCGGAGATGAAGAAGCTCCAGAAGAAGTACGCGAACGACAAGCAGCGCCAGGCGCAGGAGATGCAGAAGCTCCAGAAGGAGCACGGCGTCAACCCGCTGGGCAGCTGCCTGCCGATGCTGCTGCAGATCCCGGTGTTCATCGGCCTGAACCACGTCCTGCGCGCGTTCTCGATCATGCCGGCGGACGGCAAGCCGAAGACCGAGAACTACTTCTTCACCCAGCACGACGTCGAGTCGTACGTCAACGCGAAGCTCTTCGGCGTCAACCTCGGCGAGGCCGTCTACAACGGTGTCGGCGTCGTCAGCGGGGGCAACGCCGCGAACGTCGGCTTCCACTGGAGCGTGCTCCCGGTCGCTCTGCCCCTCATGATCATCGCGTCGATCGCCACGCACCTCACCGCGCGGCACTCGGTGGCCCGCCAGAACGCCGCGTCGGCCACCTCGCAGACCGCGATCATGAACAAGCTGACGATGTACATCTTCCCGCTCGGTGTCCTCGTCTTCGGTGCGCTGTTCCCGCTCGGCCTCCTCTTCTACTGGCTGGCGAACAACGGCTGGACCCTGATGCAGCAGCGCCTCGTCTACACGAAGATCGACAAGGAAGAGGCGGCTCGCAAGGTGGAGGCCGCGGAGAAGCGCGCGTCGCTCGGCCCGAAGCCCGGGCAGAAGCCGACCGCGCCGAAGGTGGGCCAGAAGCCCGTCCAGCAGAAGAAGAACCAGCCCGCCCAGACCGGCTCGCAGAAGAAGGTCACCAAGGCCGGCTCGGCCCACGGCTTCGCGCAGACCACGCCGGCGGAGGCCGCCGCGGCCAAGGCCGCCGAGGCCGCTGCGGCCAAGACGGACGGCGCGACGGTGGCGGAGGCCACCCCGGTCGCCACGAACGGCCAGAACGGCTCATCGGAGAACGGCACGGGAGTGCCCGGGCTCCTCAAAGACTCGACCAGGAAGTCGGGCCGGAAGCGCCGCTGA
- the yidD gene encoding membrane protein insertion efficiency factor YidD: MRATPEHSVHDEHDHDDEPGPARPGPVAWVLLLPIKLYRKAISPFLPPACRFYPSCSAYAVEALTRHGAGRGSYLAARRLLRCGPWTMPGRDPVPETFSWRHRRPETPIEE, from the coding sequence ATGCGAGCCACCCCCGAGCACTCAGTGCACGACGAGCACGACCACGACGACGAGCCAGGGCCCGCCCGGCCCGGTCCGGTCGCGTGGGTCCTGTTGCTCCCCATCAAGCTCTACCGCAAGGCGATTTCGCCCTTCCTGCCGCCGGCGTGCCGGTTCTACCCGAGCTGCAGCGCGTACGCGGTCGAAGCCCTCACCCGGCACGGCGCCGGCCGCGGCTCCTACCTCGCGGCGCGCCGCCTGCTGCGTTGCGGCCCGTGGACCATGCCCGGCCGCGACCCCGTGCCCGAGACGTTCTCGTGGCGGCACCGACGACCTGAAACACCGATCGAGGAGTAG
- the rnpA gene encoding ribonuclease P protein component: MLPAAARLRRSEDFRVVLRRGSKAGRRRLVVHALTTDPSMAADASSATRAGFVVSKAVGNSVVRHRVSRKLRHLVSARLGTLPAGSALVVRALPPSASASSAELGADLDAALRRLGLLSSRRPAGDVPSPTRPADAAPDHGSAV; this comes from the coding sequence GTGCTGCCGGCTGCCGCACGTTTGCGGCGGAGTGAGGATTTCCGCGTGGTTCTCCGTCGCGGATCCAAGGCAGGCAGGCGCCGCCTCGTCGTCCACGCGTTGACCACGGACCCGTCCATGGCCGCCGATGCTTCGTCGGCGACCAGGGCGGGTTTTGTGGTGAGCAAGGCCGTGGGGAACTCGGTGGTCCGCCACCGGGTGTCCCGCAAGCTGCGCCATCTCGTTTCGGCCCGGCTCGGAACCCTGCCCGCCGGCAGTGCGTTGGTCGTACGGGCATTGCCGCCGTCCGCGTCCGCGTCCAGCGCGGAGCTCGGGGCCGATCTCGACGCCGCGCTGCGGCGGCTCGGACTACTGTCGTCGCGCCGTCCGGCCGGGGATGTCCCCAGCCCGACGCGTCCCGCGGACGCGGCCCCCGACCACGGATCAGCGGTGTGA
- the rpmH gene encoding 50S ribosomal protein L34: MSKGKRTFQPNNRRRAKTHGFRLRMRTRAGRGILAARRRKGREALSA; encoded by the coding sequence GTGAGCAAGGGTAAGCGGACCTTCCAGCCGAACAACCGCCGTCGCGCCAAGACCCACGGGTTCCGGCTGCGCATGCGGACCCGGGCAGGCCGGGGCATCCTGGCGGCTCGCCGTCGCAAGGGCCGCGAAGCGCTGTCGGCCTGA